The following coding sequences lie in one Pontibacter sp. G13 genomic window:
- a CDS encoding GNAT family N-acetyltransferase translates to MKSPSTTDLRLEVNGRMVRSATPSDFPAINGLLEQVDDLHVGWYPEYFRSVDPPARSDKHLTFWLEDPAREVLLAFDGIGLAGLAMLVLERPSGIPLLQDFPYVLIDNLVVDQSARGKGIGKALVEASQLWAKDLGVTQVQLKVYDKNQGAMKFYDHIGFEPLAHRLKLDLE, encoded by the coding sequence ATGAAATCTCCATCTACCACAGACCTCAGATTAGAAGTCAACGGACGAATGGTCCGCTCAGCCACTCCATCGGATTTTCCGGCGATCAATGGATTGTTGGAACAGGTGGACGATCTACACGTCGGTTGGTACCCGGAATACTTTAGATCCGTGGACCCGCCCGCGAGGTCAGACAAGCACCTGACTTTCTGGCTTGAAGATCCAGCAAGGGAAGTGCTGCTGGCATTTGATGGGATTGGATTGGCAGGCTTGGCCATGTTGGTTCTGGAGCGCCCCAGCGGCATTCCCTTGCTGCAGGATTTTCCTTATGTGTTGATCGACAACCTCGTAGTGGATCAGTCTGCGAGAGGGAAAGGCATCGGAAAGGCTCTGGTGGAAGCCTCCCAACTGTGGGCCAAAGATCTCGGCGTCACACAGGTCCAACTCAAGGTCTATGACAAAAACCAAGGCGCCATGAAGTTCTATGACCATATCGGTTTTGAACCGCTGGCCCATCGGCTGAAGTTGGATCTAGAGTAA
- a CDS encoding gamma-glutamyl-gamma-aminobutyrate hydrolase family protein: MLKIGVSPCFMYPDVDRIVFGRKSLAYVEQDMARYLSRPGVWPILIPDLPEAELTGIVEELDGLVLQGGTDLAPETYGESPIGRWKGDPIRDRVELAILSKAMERAIPVFGICRGFQLMNAYFGGTLYQDLDTQDATSIKHRDADAYDQVNHEIEIVAGTWFADLNQGEALRRVNSVHHQAVKTLGEDLEVWATSAEDGLIEAFGWKGAPAGKVMGVQWHPEFFHNSQVPLMDAERLYSAWLDHVSQDSKISSSSK, from the coding sequence ATGCTCAAGATCGGCGTATCCCCCTGTTTCATGTATCCCGATGTGGACCGAATCGTCTTTGGCCGGAAATCGCTGGCCTATGTCGAACAAGACATGGCTCGCTATCTCTCCCGTCCGGGGGTTTGGCCAATTTTGATTCCAGATCTTCCCGAAGCGGAACTGACAGGGATCGTGGAGGAATTGGATGGGCTGGTGCTTCAGGGAGGAACGGACCTCGCGCCGGAGACTTATGGGGAGTCACCGATTGGCAGATGGAAAGGCGATCCCATCCGGGACCGGGTTGAACTCGCGATCTTGTCCAAGGCGATGGAAAGAGCGATCCCGGTATTTGGAATTTGTCGGGGATTCCAGCTCATGAATGCCTACTTCGGAGGCACGCTCTATCAGGACCTCGATACGCAGGATGCAACCTCCATCAAGCACCGGGATGCAGATGCTTACGATCAAGTGAATCACGAAATCGAGATTGTCGCGGGAACTTGGTTTGCGGATTTGAATCAGGGAGAAGCGCTTCGCAGGGTGAATTCGGTCCATCATCAGGCGGTCAAGACCTTGGGCGAGGACCTAGAGGTGTGGGCCACCAGTGCCGAGGACGGATTGATCGAAGCATTTGGGTGGAAAGGCGCTCCAGCTGGGAAAGTAATGGGAGTACAATGGCACCCAGAATTTTTTCATAATTCGCAGGTGCCATTGATGGATGCCGAGCGGTTGTACAGTGCTTGGCTAGATCATGTATCTCAGGATTCGAAAATCTCCTCTTCTTCAAAGTAG
- the lepB gene encoding signal peptidase I codes for MNFAGIFFGIVVFLLFGASAVGRWKLFEKAGQAGWKALIPVYSEYITLQLIGKPIWWLILLFIPVANVLVGVAMQIEFVKSYGKYKLVEHMGALLIPFIYLPKIGFDPATKYLGPPAEHKRVPKKSNLREWGDALLFAGVAAMIIRTCFIEAFMIPTSSMERTLMAGDFLFVSKFHYGTRMPMLPVSLPFLHNKLTIKGKTYPSFTDAIELPYFRLPGLSDVERNDIVVFNFPAHDIQELSDGLGTVSAVSAKENYIKRCVGVAGDTLEIRDQQVFINGEEGWNPPNMQLQYQVVTDNGFFLNKRQRKDLGFREVYVRGNNPANNQNYNISMEGQNLYQFFMPEHIANEVRSMPTVKKVDEVYRQAGKFAPYVYPSYGNSAGKLFKFNEDNYGPIVIPAKGMTVELTPKNLALYYRPITAYEGHKLERKGGKIYIDGEVATTYTFEMDYYWMMGDNRHNSEDSRFWGFVPENHIVGKPIFIFFSYEEAFGVRFDRIGPQKVK; via the coding sequence ATGAATTTTGCTGGAATATTCTTCGGAATTGTTGTTTTCCTCCTCTTCGGCGCTAGTGCTGTCGGGAGATGGAAGCTATTTGAGAAGGCTGGCCAAGCTGGGTGGAAGGCGCTGATTCCCGTCTATTCAGAATACATCACGCTGCAATTGATCGGGAAGCCTATCTGGTGGTTGATCCTGCTCTTCATTCCAGTAGCCAATGTATTGGTGGGAGTGGCCATGCAGATTGAATTTGTCAAGTCTTACGGCAAGTACAAATTGGTAGAGCACATGGGCGCATTGCTCATTCCCTTCATTTACCTCCCCAAAATTGGCTTTGATCCAGCAACCAAATATCTCGGACCTCCAGCTGAGCACAAGCGAGTCCCCAAAAAATCCAATCTGAGAGAGTGGGGAGATGCCCTGCTATTTGCGGGCGTTGCAGCCATGATCATCCGTACCTGCTTCATCGAGGCGTTCATGATCCCTACCAGCTCCATGGAGCGCACCTTGATGGCGGGAGACTTCCTTTTTGTCTCCAAATTCCACTACGGTACGCGGATGCCGATGCTGCCCGTATCGCTGCCATTCCTCCACAACAAACTGACCATCAAAGGCAAGACCTATCCATCATTCACCGATGCGATCGAGTTGCCCTACTTCCGTCTACCGGGACTGTCCGATGTAGAGCGAAATGATATTGTGGTCTTCAACTTCCCCGCACATGATATCCAAGAGCTCAGCGATGGGCTAGGGACCGTATCTGCGGTTTCTGCCAAGGAAAACTACATCAAACGCTGCGTGGGAGTTGCAGGCGATACCCTGGAAATCAGGGATCAGCAAGTCTTCATCAATGGCGAAGAGGGCTGGAATCCTCCCAACATGCAGTTGCAATACCAAGTGGTGACTGACAACGGGTTCTTCCTGAACAAGCGCCAACGCAAGGATTTGGGATTCCGCGAGGTTTATGTGCGAGGCAACAATCCCGCCAACAACCAGAACTACAACATCAGTATGGAGGGGCAGAATCTCTACCAATTCTTCATGCCAGAGCATATCGCCAATGAAGTTCGCTCCATGCCTACTGTCAAAAAGGTGGATGAGGTGTATCGCCAAGCCGGCAAATTCGCGCCTTATGTATATCCAAGCTATGGCAACAGCGCTGGAAAGCTCTTCAAATTCAATGAAGACAACTATGGTCCGATTGTCATTCCCGCCAAGGGCATGACCGTAGAATTGACTCCCAAGAATCTGGCGCTTTACTACCGCCCGATCACGGCCTATGAAGGGCACAAATTGGAGCGCAAAGGCGGAAAGATCTACATTGACGGTGAGGTGGCCACGACCTATACCTTCGAAATGGACTACTACTGGATGATGGGAGACAACCGCCACAATTCCGAGGACAGCCGTTTCTGGGGATTTGTACCGGAAAACCACATCGTCGGTAAGCCGATCTTCATCTTCTTCTCCTACGAGGAAGCATTTGGTGTGCGATTCGACCGCATCGGTCCACAAAAAGTGAAGTAA
- the pncA gene encoding bifunctional nicotinamidase/pyrazinamidase, producing MDVLILVDIQNDFVPNGALAVAEGDQIVPIVNELQEQFPWIVATQDWHPADHGSFAANHIDQTPGQVIDLHGLSQVLWPVHCVQESSGAEFVEGLDRSSWDQVFQKGTDPKIDSYSGFFDNGQRKSTGLGEYLQRGSAKRVFVVGLATDYCVKFTALDSLKLGFETFVIEDATRSVNLQPGDHEAALAEIRAAGGKVIHSSEVANIRSVHL from the coding sequence ATGGATGTATTGATCCTCGTAGACATTCAGAACGATTTCGTGCCCAATGGTGCGTTGGCAGTAGCCGAGGGCGATCAAATTGTACCAATCGTCAACGAACTTCAGGAACAATTCCCTTGGATCGTCGCCACTCAAGATTGGCACCCCGCAGATCACGGGAGCTTTGCAGCCAATCATATCGACCAGACGCCCGGTCAGGTGATCGACCTTCACGGACTCTCTCAGGTGCTCTGGCCTGTCCATTGCGTTCAGGAGTCCTCCGGAGCTGAATTCGTGGAAGGATTGGACCGCTCCAGTTGGGATCAGGTATTCCAAAAAGGAACCGATCCCAAGATCGACAGCTACAGTGGATTCTTTGACAATGGCCAGCGCAAATCCACAGGACTGGGCGAATACCTTCAGCGAGGTTCTGCCAAGCGGGTATTTGTCGTGGGACTAGCGACTGATTATTGCGTGAAATTCACCGCGCTGGATTCCCTGAAATTGGGGTTCGAGACCTTTGTGATTGAAGATGCAACTCGCTCCGTCAATCTTCAACCGGGCGATCATGAGGCGGCTTTGGCTGAAATTCGCGCTGCTGGCGGAAAGGTCATCCATTCATCGGAAGTTGCCAATATTCGATCCGTCCATTTGTAA
- a CDS encoding glycosyltransferase family 39 protein, with the protein MKGSSNIWQDLVAIVFIGLIGFGLFLGAAPLFDWDEINFAESAREMLVTGNFFQVQINYQPFWEKPPLFFWMQALSMKVFGVNEFAARFPNALVGVVTLLALYFTGLRWKDRAFARILVMFYTATMLPVVYFKSGIIDPAFNLFIFLGLVQIFQYDSSWMDDPDAAKQSAAPWGAGGWIGIATLTKGPVALLVAMLVYAAYKLVYHRFRLPWMGVLRFFVAWAIPVLGWYGIETFVHGWWFIDTFIQYQIELFSQNVAGHAQPFYYHILVFLPGCFPMAAFVFRGMREKTDDVEETRMRTFMMIWFWVVLVLFSVVKTKIVHYASLLYFPAVFLAGHYAYQVWKSDRKLPWDVWLILGLGMLVWGVLPAFVNTFTGNLEEIRAAITDPHAKALLGVDAGWSGLEWIIGTLFLAGLLVNIWLLRSRQYAYALALQVGLSLAFINGQYKVVVPKVAQHTQGANMEFFSQLAGRDVYLMTFKYKSYLHYFYGQAKPYDHPEGYDLWWMCNGEVDKDIYLSIKQSKLNSELTDVVFHDFERLYAKGGFVFFRRKKSQTLQAASLSTPENVNMSRVVEVTER; encoded by the coding sequence ATGAAGGGTTCAAGCAATATTTGGCAGGATCTCGTTGCGATCGTGTTCATCGGCCTCATTGGATTTGGGTTGTTCCTTGGAGCTGCCCCGCTATTTGATTGGGACGAAATCAATTTTGCCGAATCTGCCCGCGAAATGCTCGTCACCGGGAATTTCTTCCAGGTTCAGATCAATTATCAACCCTTCTGGGAAAAACCCCCGTTGTTTTTCTGGATGCAAGCCCTGAGCATGAAGGTGTTCGGCGTCAATGAATTTGCCGCTCGATTCCCCAATGCGCTCGTCGGGGTAGTCACCCTGTTGGCCTTGTATTTCACGGGGCTCCGCTGGAAGGATCGAGCATTCGCCCGAATACTCGTGATGTTCTACACCGCGACGATGTTGCCCGTCGTGTACTTCAAATCCGGCATCATCGATCCCGCATTCAACCTGTTTATCTTCCTCGGCCTCGTCCAGATCTTCCAATATGATTCGAGCTGGATGGACGATCCCGACGCAGCCAAGCAATCAGCCGCTCCTTGGGGGGCTGGGGGATGGATAGGGATCGCCACCCTGACCAAAGGCCCAGTGGCTTTGCTCGTGGCCATGCTGGTCTATGCCGCCTACAAGTTGGTCTATCACCGATTTCGCCTTCCTTGGATGGGCGTATTGAGGTTTTTCGTGGCTTGGGCGATTCCGGTCTTGGGGTGGTATGGCATCGAGACTTTTGTACATGGGTGGTGGTTTATCGACACCTTCATCCAGTATCAGATCGAGTTATTCAGCCAAAACGTAGCGGGACACGCACAGCCTTTCTACTACCATATTCTGGTATTCCTGCCGGGATGCTTCCCGATGGCTGCCTTCGTTTTCCGTGGGATGCGTGAAAAGACCGACGATGTGGAGGAAACGCGGATGCGGACCTTCATGATGATCTGGTTTTGGGTCGTGCTGGTGCTGTTTTCTGTCGTCAAGACCAAGATTGTCCATTACGCTTCGCTGCTCTATTTTCCAGCGGTTTTTTTGGCGGGGCATTATGCCTACCAAGTCTGGAAATCAGATCGCAAACTTCCTTGGGATGTTTGGCTGATTTTGGGACTCGGGATGCTGGTTTGGGGCGTCTTGCCTGCGTTCGTCAATACCTTCACCGGAAATCTGGAGGAGATTCGGGCGGCGATCACAGACCCACATGCCAAGGCTCTGTTAGGCGTGGATGCTGGCTGGTCGGGGCTGGAATGGATCATTGGAACGCTATTTCTAGCAGGGCTCCTGGTGAATATCTGGCTCCTTCGCTCCCGGCAATACGCCTATGCATTGGCACTCCAAGTGGGGCTCTCGCTGGCATTTATCAATGGACAATACAAGGTCGTCGTGCCCAAGGTGGCTCAGCATACGCAAGGCGCCAATATGGAATTCTTCTCCCAGCTGGCGGGGCGCGATGTGTATCTCATGACCTTCAAGTACAAGAGCTATCTCCACTACTTTTATGGACAAGCCAAACCCTACGATCACCCGGAGGGATATGACCTCTGGTGGATGTGCAATGGCGAGGTGGACAAGGATATTTATCTGTCCATCAAGCAGTCCAAACTGAACTCGGAATTGACAGATGTCGTATTTCACGACTTCGAACGACTATATGCAAAAGGAGGCTTTGTTTTCTTCCGAAGAAAAAAGTCGCAGACCTTACAGGCCGCAAGTCTTTCCACACCGGAGAACGTAAACATGTCCCGTGTCGTGGAGGTTACAGAACGGTAG
- a CDS encoding lysylphosphatidylglycerol synthase transmembrane domain-containing protein, translating into MPDTNQDEALKEFRSTRLIWPILIGVAILGYTIYQLRQDGINPFTDIDWNLHVFGWIALGFVCMAIRDIGYIWRMRLLTDEKLNWRSAIEVTLLWEFASALSPSIVGGSAVAIFMLMREKISAGRSTAIVFITIFLDELFYIAILPIVLLIVDHHQIFGPVNGVEAGTRFGTGLIVGFWIAYFVLMSYTSFLAFALFFNPAGTNRVLRKVVHWKIFSRWQESGEKMADELMIASREFRSKSFGYWTKAWISTCLAWLGRYLVLNCVLAAFNPNLSFHEHVVAFARQAVMFVVMIVSPTPGSSGIAEGVFGQLFAEFSPDGVVLILANVWRLITYYPYLFIGIIVFPIWLRRVMRRKK; encoded by the coding sequence ATGCCCGATACGAATCAAGATGAAGCCCTCAAGGAATTTAGGTCCACACGGCTTATCTGGCCTATTTTGATTGGTGTTGCCATCTTGGGATACACGATTTACCAGTTGCGGCAAGACGGCATCAATCCCTTCACTGACATCGATTGGAATCTTCACGTCTTCGGATGGATTGCGCTCGGGTTTGTGTGCATGGCCATCCGAGATATTGGATACATCTGGCGGATGCGCTTGCTCACCGATGAGAAGCTCAACTGGCGCAGCGCCATCGAGGTTACCCTGCTTTGGGAATTTGCCTCGGCACTTTCCCCCTCGATTGTGGGTGGTTCCGCCGTGGCCATCTTCATGCTCATGCGGGAGAAGATCTCAGCTGGACGAAGTACCGCCATCGTCTTCATCACCATTTTCCTCGACGAGTTATTCTATATCGCCATTCTGCCCATCGTACTGCTCATCGTGGATCATCATCAGATCTTCGGTCCGGTCAATGGCGTGGAGGCAGGCACGAGATTCGGGACAGGACTGATCGTCGGCTTTTGGATCGCCTATTTCGTCCTGATGTCCTATACTTCCTTCCTAGCATTTGCACTGTTTTTCAATCCCGCTGGGACCAACCGCGTCCTCCGCAAAGTGGTGCACTGGAAGATCTTTTCACGCTGGCAGGAGTCCGGCGAGAAGATGGCTGATGAACTCATGATCGCTTCCCGGGAGTTTCGCTCCAAGTCATTTGGCTATTGGACCAAGGCGTGGATCTCCACCTGTTTGGCGTGGCTCGGCCGCTACCTCGTACTCAATTGTGTGTTGGCGGCATTCAATCCCAACCTCAGTTTTCACGAACATGTGGTGGCGTTTGCGCGGCAGGCAGTCATGTTTGTGGTCATGATCGTCTCCCCCACACCCGGTAGTTCCGGCATTGCCGAGGGCGTATTTGGGCAGCTTTTCGCAGAATTCTCCCCCGATGGAGTGGTGCTCATTCTCGCCAATGTCTGGCGCCTGATCACCTATTATCCATACTTGTTCATCGGGATCATTGTCTTCCCGATTTGGCTCCGGAGAGTCATGCGACGCAAGAAATAG
- a CDS encoding carboxyl transferase domain-containing protein: MKSKTVYKDTDITFNKNEDHNRELAWKLKHKLSVVKEGGGEKAHAKLKKKGKLGARQRIDLLLDNKDEFIEVGALAADGMYQEYGGCPSAGVVTGIGRVSGRLCMIVANDATVKAGAWFPMAGKKNLRAQEIAMENHLPIIYLVDSAGVFLPMQDEIFPDKEHFGRIFRNNAVMSSMGIPQLAAIMGPCVAGGAYLPIMSDEALIVDGTGSVFLAGPYLVKSAIGEDVGAEELGGATMHSEVSGVVDYKVENDEAAIEKIRSLIDKMGDKPKAGFNRVEARKPKFEPKEIMGILPDDRAKPYDMMEIIERLADADSIDEYKAGYGQSILTCYARIDGWAVGIVANQRKLIKSAKGEMQFGGVIYSDSADKATRFILNCNQKRIPLVFLQDVTGFMVGSRSEQGGIIKDGAKMVNAVANSVVPKFTIVVGNSYGAGNYAMCGKAYDPRLIYAWPSARIAVMGGAQAAKTLLQIQVSAKKKKGEEVSPEEEAALLTKITDRYNEQTEPYYAAARLWVDGIIHPLETRDLISRGIEAANENPNFRDFNPGVIQT; the protein is encoded by the coding sequence GTGAAAAGTAAAACCGTATACAAAGACACTGATATTACCTTCAACAAAAACGAGGACCACAACCGTGAACTCGCCTGGAAGTTGAAGCACAAGCTCTCAGTCGTCAAAGAAGGCGGTGGCGAAAAAGCCCACGCCAAACTCAAGAAAAAAGGAAAGCTCGGTGCCCGTCAGCGCATCGACCTGCTATTGGATAACAAGGACGAATTCATCGAAGTGGGCGCGCTCGCTGCCGATGGGATGTACCAAGAATATGGAGGATGTCCCTCCGCAGGCGTGGTCACAGGGATCGGTCGTGTATCGGGCCGCCTCTGTATGATCGTCGCCAACGATGCCACCGTAAAAGCTGGCGCATGGTTCCCGATGGCGGGAAAAAAGAATCTCCGTGCCCAGGAGATTGCCATGGAAAATCACCTTCCGATCATTTATCTCGTGGACAGTGCAGGGGTATTCCTGCCGATGCAGGACGAGATCTTTCCAGACAAGGAGCACTTTGGTCGCATCTTCCGCAACAATGCGGTCATGAGCAGCATGGGAATTCCCCAGTTGGCGGCGATCATGGGACCCTGTGTAGCGGGTGGAGCATATTTGCCCATCATGAGCGATGAGGCCTTGATCGTGGATGGTACGGGTTCTGTATTCTTGGCGGGTCCTTATCTCGTCAAGTCCGCGATCGGTGAAGATGTCGGTGCAGAAGAGTTGGGAGGAGCGACCATGCATAGCGAGGTCTCTGGCGTGGTAGATTACAAAGTGGAAAACGACGAAGCCGCTATCGAGAAAATCCGTTCGCTCATCGACAAAATGGGGGACAAGCCCAAGGCGGGATTCAACCGAGTCGAGGCACGCAAGCCCAAATTCGAGCCCAAGGAGATCATGGGAATCCTCCCTGACGACCGCGCCAAGCCTTACGATATGATGGAGATCATCGAGCGTCTGGCAGATGCCGACTCCATCGATGAATACAAGGCCGGATATGGCCAGTCTATCCTGACCTGCTATGCACGGATCGATGGCTGGGCAGTGGGAATCGTCGCCAATCAGCGCAAGCTCATTAAATCCGCCAAAGGCGAAATGCAATTTGGAGGGGTGATCTACTCCGATTCCGCAGACAAGGCCACCCGATTCATCCTGAATTGCAACCAGAAGCGCATCCCCTTGGTGTTCCTGCAAGATGTGACAGGCTTCATGGTAGGTTCACGCTCCGAGCAAGGAGGCATCATCAAGGACGGCGCCAAGATGGTCAATGCAGTGGCCAATTCGGTCGTACCGAAATTCACCATTGTAGTGGGCAACTCGTATGGTGCAGGCAACTACGCCATGTGCGGAAAGGCCTATGACCCGAGATTGATCTACGCTTGGCCTTCTGCGCGTATCGCAGTGATGGGCGGGGCACAGGCCGCCAAGACCCTGCTACAGATTCAGGTTTCTGCCAAAAAGAAGAAAGGCGAGGAAGTGTCTCCCGAGGAAGAAGCAGCTCTGCTCACCAAGATCACCGATCGCTACAATGAGCAAACCGAGCCATATTATGCGGCTGCAAGACTCTGGGTAGACGGGATTATTCATCCGCTAGAGACGCGCGACCTCATTTCCCGAGGAATAGAGGCTGCAAATGAAAATCCCAATTTCAGAGATTTTAATCCTGGGGTAATCCAAACCTAG
- a CDS encoding LuxR C-terminal-related transcriptional regulator, with amino-acid sequence MKSPFLDLFEELFQSYPIAPSQEVLAHIEKLKELDDYFPLHQSFLIVSDMAKRRFLHVSQNFDRITGIDSQKMLDGGIPYWLSLHHPADKPVIFELLADLVKMTIADFAEAERTRILYTLNFRIRVADGRWANIVQHLNPLHFDKNGRPMMGLSHITVIGFDEDMPIKGYLQILNTSNVYETRYYRNYTQKMLMEQLTNRERDIIRELALGKSSKQIAEGLFLSPHTVDTHRRNILKKLKISSTAELRLYFKDQGLV; translated from the coding sequence ATGAAGTCACCGTTTCTGGATTTGTTTGAAGAATTATTCCAGTCATATCCCATTGCACCCAGCCAGGAAGTACTCGCTCATATCGAAAAGCTGAAAGAACTTGATGATTATTTTCCGCTTCATCAATCATTTTTGATCGTCTCCGACATGGCCAAGCGTCGGTTTCTTCATGTCAGTCAAAATTTCGACCGGATCACGGGGATTGATTCGCAGAAGATGTTGGATGGGGGAATCCCTTATTGGCTGTCCTTGCATCACCCGGCGGATAAGCCTGTGATCTTCGAATTGTTGGCCGATTTGGTCAAAATGACCATAGCGGATTTTGCAGAAGCGGAACGTACGCGAATCCTTTACACCCTGAATTTTCGAATCCGAGTAGCAGATGGTAGGTGGGCGAATATCGTACAGCATTTGAATCCCCTCCATTTTGACAAAAATGGGCGACCCATGATGGGCCTTTCTCATATCACTGTCATTGGGTTCGATGAGGATATGCCGATCAAGGGGTATCTCCAGATCCTGAATACATCCAATGTGTACGAGACGCGGTACTATCGAAACTACACCCAGAAGATGCTGATGGAACAGCTCACCAATCGAGAGCGGGACATTATCCGAGAATTGGCCTTGGGCAAATCCAGCAAGCAGATTGCCGAAGGGCTATTCTTGAGTCCGCACACCGTGGATACCCACAGGCGAAACATTCTCAAGAAATTGAAGATCTCCTCGACCGCCGAACTTCGCCTCTATTTCAAGGATCAAGGACTGGTTTAG
- a CDS encoding transglutaminase family protein — MKSSELQALISLLDDHDPIVEQHVREKLLSLGEEVIPTLEAAWENQTMSHLQTYLEDIIHLIQSDGTVKSLVAWKRSGGESLLEGWFWVTKYLYAGLEMDRFRTELTRLTSRIWLEMRSGMSLMDRLAVVNTMLFNREHFRTVRKQVPEPVQFLLNGLFDSKRGTSLSVGMLYLLVCQDLELPIQGIVLPGYFILTHQGVDEEFFIDVHNKGAFFPRKDLTRFLKELRIQDEPRYYQPSSHQQIILGLIQSLLRIYQHGRKDQRVRQFNQLLEAYVTD, encoded by the coding sequence ATGAAGTCTTCCGAACTACAAGCCTTGATAAGTCTCCTTGATGATCACGATCCCATCGTCGAACAACATGTCCGCGAAAAGCTGCTCTCGCTCGGCGAAGAGGTGATTCCGACGTTGGAAGCCGCATGGGAGAACCAGACGATGAGTCATCTGCAAACTTATCTGGAAGACATCATCCACCTGATTCAATCGGATGGCACCGTCAAATCCTTGGTTGCATGGAAACGATCAGGCGGCGAATCCCTGCTGGAAGGCTGGTTCTGGGTCACCAAATACCTGTATGCAGGTCTCGAGATGGATCGATTTCGGACGGAACTCACGCGTTTGACCAGTCGGATTTGGTTGGAAATGCGAAGTGGAATGTCCTTGATGGATCGTCTTGCGGTCGTGAATACCATGCTATTCAATCGAGAGCATTTTCGGACAGTTCGGAAGCAAGTGCCTGAACCTGTTCAGTTTCTGCTGAATGGTCTGTTTGACTCCAAGCGGGGAACTTCCTTGTCGGTGGGGATGCTATACCTGTTGGTTTGCCAAGACTTGGAGTTGCCAATTCAGGGGATTGTGCTGCCTGGGTATTTCATCTTGACACATCAGGGGGTGGATGAGGAGTTTTTCATCGATGTCCACAACAAGGGTGCTTTCTTCCCGCGGAAGGACCTCACACGATTTCTCAAGGAATTGCGCATTCAGGATGAACCCCGCTACTATCAGCCATCTTCCCATCAGCAGATAATCTTGGGACTGATCCAATCCCTCTTGCGCATCTACCAGCACGGCCGCAAAGATCAGCGCGTCCGCCAATTCAACCAGCTCCTAGAGGCGTATGTAACCGATTAG
- a CDS encoding LytTR family DNA-binding domain-containing protein: protein MLKAVIVEDEKNSQELLKEMVTEYCEGVEIIDIAGNVRNGVDALNSYKPDLVFLDIELPDGDGFQVLEKTEHSNFEVIFTTAYDQYAMKAFKFSATDYLLKPVDIDELQDAVARVVEKRTSDEPVDQSEKIAALIENIRSMNKPLKRIVLPTTHGFTVVNPDDILRCESDRNYTFIFLTDKRRILVSRTIKEYDEMLRDYNFFRIHQSHLINLKYLKNYTRGRGGYVELTDGSQLDVSARRKSEFLKRMAADS from the coding sequence ATGCTGAAAGCCGTCATTGTCGAAGATGAAAAGAACAGTCAGGAACTCCTCAAGGAGATGGTCACTGAATACTGTGAAGGGGTCGAAATCATCGATATCGCGGGGAATGTCCGCAACGGGGTAGATGCCCTCAATTCCTACAAGCCCGATCTTGTCTTCCTCGATATCGAATTGCCCGATGGCGATGGTTTCCAAGTACTGGAGAAAACAGAGCACAGCAACTTCGAGGTGATCTTCACCACCGCCTACGACCAATATGCCATGAAGGCATTCAAGTTTTCGGCGACGGATTACCTCCTGAAGCCTGTAGACATCGACGAATTGCAGGATGCGGTCGCCCGTGTGGTGGAAAAACGCACCTCCGATGAGCCTGTCGATCAATCCGAAAAGATTGCTGCTCTGATCGAAAACATCCGGAGCATGAACAAGCCTCTCAAGCGGATTGTGCTCCCTACGACCCACGGGTTTACGGTCGTCAATCCGGATGATATCTTGAGATGCGAATCCGATCGAAACTATACCTTTATCTTCTTGACGGACAAAAGACGAATTCTCGTCTCCCGGACGATCAAGGAGTACGATGAGATGCTGCGCGATTACAATTTCTTCCGTATTCACCAGTCTCACCTCATCAACCTGAAATACCTGAAAAACTACACCCGCGGCAGAGGCGGATATGTGGAACTCACCGATGGAAGCCAGCTGGATGTTTCCGCGCGCCGCAAATCCGAATTCCTCAAGCGAATGGCCGCGGATAGCTAG